One segment of Streptomyces bathyalis DNA contains the following:
- a CDS encoding chitinase: protein MVRFAGVLAVVCAGCSSSGAPQDDAGRGGARSAVPFAPYVSATTAAGTETAGTPSAFHVAFAVASGDDECAPMWDDETAIDDAAATKRIRGLRESGADIRVSFGGATDTELALACDSPAQLADAYEQVLDRTGAQAADFDIEGDTLEDSAATARRAKAIELLQSRDDGLEVSFTLPVMPSGLAPQGKELLRTTADQDVEISAVNVMAMSYSPSHTGDMGDYAMAAARSTHDELTALLGLSDAGAWRALRLTVMIGVNDIEAETFTLDDAAQLAAFASKRDLGGLSMWSSARDRECAGGEQQEVDETCSGVAQDEGAFAAALSG from the coding sequence ATGGTGCGGTTCGCAGGCGTTCTCGCGGTCGTGTGCGCGGGATGCTCCTCGTCCGGCGCGCCGCAAGACGACGCCGGACGCGGCGGAGCCCGATCCGCTGTCCCCTTCGCTCCGTACGTGAGTGCCACCACGGCCGCCGGCACGGAAACCGCCGGCACGCCCTCGGCGTTCCATGTGGCGTTCGCCGTCGCCTCGGGTGACGACGAGTGCGCCCCCATGTGGGACGACGAGACCGCGATCGACGACGCGGCCGCGACGAAGCGGATCAGGGGGCTGCGGGAGAGCGGGGCGGACATCCGCGTGTCCTTCGGCGGCGCGACGGACACCGAACTCGCCCTGGCCTGCGACAGCCCGGCCCAACTCGCCGACGCTTACGAGCAGGTGCTGGATCGGACGGGCGCACAGGCGGCGGACTTCGACATCGAGGGGGACACGCTCGAGGACTCCGCGGCCACGGCGCGCCGTGCGAAGGCGATCGAGCTCCTTCAGAGCCGGGACGACGGACTGGAGGTGTCGTTCACGCTTCCCGTGATGCCCTCCGGACTGGCGCCGCAGGGCAAGGAGTTGCTCCGCACGACCGCCGATCAGGACGTGGAGATCTCCGCCGTGAACGTCATGGCGATGAGCTACAGCCCGTCCCACACAGGCGACATGGGCGACTACGCGATGGCGGCGGCGCGGTCCACCCACGACGAGTTGACCGCTCTCCTCGGTCTCTCCGACGCCGGCGCATGGCGGGCGCTGCGGCTGACGGTGATGATCGGCGTCAACGACATCGAGGCCGAGACGTTCACGCTGGACGACGCGGCACAACTGGCCGCGTTCGCCTCGAAGAGGGACCTCGGCGGGCTGTCCATGTGGTCCTCCGCACGCGACCGCGAGTGCGCGGGCGGCGAGCAGCAGGAGGTGGACGAGACCTGCAGCGGCGTCGCCCAGGACGAGGGCGCCTTCGCGGCCGCGCTGTCGGGCTGA
- a CDS encoding DinB family protein, translating to MTPPPRIRPRFDADERTQLVAWLDMQRAIIHWKCEGLSEADAHRSVLPASPHMTMAGLVSHMRWVEHCWFEVLLIGGPAEGPLFEDGPEDAEMMVEGVPLARLLEEYGQQCEVSNRITASHELDTVGRHPGYKADQTSLRWILHHMIEETARHAGHADIIRELLDGRKGYF from the coding sequence ATGACGCCTCCTCCCCGCATACGTCCGCGGTTCGACGCCGACGAGCGGACGCAGCTCGTCGCATGGCTCGACATGCAGCGCGCCATCATCCACTGGAAGTGCGAGGGGCTCTCCGAGGCGGACGCGCACCGGTCGGTGCTGCCCGCCTCGCCGCACATGACGATGGCCGGACTCGTCTCCCACATGCGCTGGGTCGAGCACTGCTGGTTCGAGGTCCTGCTGATCGGAGGGCCCGCCGAAGGGCCACTCTTCGAGGACGGGCCCGAGGACGCGGAAATGATGGTCGAGGGCGTTCCCCTCGCTCGGCTGCTGGAGGAGTACGGGCAGCAGTGCGAGGTGTCGAACCGGATCACCGCCTCGCACGAGCTCGACACCGTGGGCCGGCACCCCGGCTACAAGGCGGACCAGACGTCCCTGCGGTGGATCCTGCACCACATGATCGAGGAAACGGCCCGCCATGCCGGGCACGCGGACATCATCCGTGAGCTGCTCGACGGGAGGAAGGGGTACTTCTGA